One Flavobacterium sp. 90 DNA segment encodes these proteins:
- a CDS encoding OmpA family protein — translation MMIKKLLYSFLFFSIFFVANAQTASIANADKKYDNYAYADAIKAYEKLVEKGVRDEKVFQRLGNSYYLIGELQEALKYYQELYILNENQEPEYLYKYAQCLKSEGNYTQSDEILEKLIQKAPLDKRGILFANNKNYLEDIKANSGRFDIADAGINSKDSDYGSTILDNKLVFTSARDTGSIVKKNFKWTNKAISTLYSAELSPDGSIGKPMIFHKENLRVNFNQSTPVFTKDGRTMYFTRNNSVDGKRRENEKKITFLKLYKATLIDDQWKDVQELPFNSDEYSVAHPALSVDEKTLYFASDMPGTLGASDIFKVSIEADGTFGKPENLGSDINTEGRETFPFISAENELYFASDGRPGLGGLDIYVSKITKEGSFDEVQNIGEPINSKQDDFAFIINSKNRNGFFSSNRTGSQGLDDVYRFTENRRLICEQSISGTITDQETNETLSNVALILFDEAGKSAVEAKSAANGNYVFSNVKCGKKYFIKTSKEDYLFKEVSVTLKKETGSVSLPIALEKKPKPIVAIPVIIKASNSIKPVKVNISIGTDLGKLLKIPMNFFDLGKATIKKTSEPQLQKIVDMLKQYPTIKLDIRSHTDSRSSTESNQILSDKRAESTKNWLIQKGIDASRLTAKGYGETQLVNKCADGVKCTEQEHQQNRRSEFIIVSL, via the coding sequence ATGATGATTAAAAAACTATTATATTCCTTTTTGTTCTTTAGCATTTTTTTCGTGGCAAATGCACAAACTGCCAGTATAGCAAATGCAGATAAAAAATACGACAATTACGCTTACGCGGATGCCATAAAAGCCTACGAAAAGTTAGTTGAAAAAGGAGTTAGAGACGAAAAAGTATTTCAAAGATTAGGAAATTCCTATTACCTTATTGGAGAATTGCAAGAAGCTTTAAAATACTATCAGGAATTATATATCCTTAATGAAAATCAGGAACCAGAGTATTTGTACAAATATGCTCAGTGTTTAAAATCAGAAGGAAATTATACACAATCAGATGAAATTTTAGAAAAACTCATTCAAAAAGCACCATTAGATAAAAGAGGTATTTTATTCGCAAATAATAAAAATTATTTAGAAGATATTAAAGCAAATTCTGGTCGATTTGACATTGCAGATGCTGGAATTAACTCAAAAGATTCAGATTACGGAAGTACGATTTTAGATAATAAACTAGTATTTACATCTGCAAGAGATACTGGTTCAATAGTCAAAAAGAACTTTAAGTGGACCAATAAAGCAATTTCAACTTTATATTCTGCTGAATTAAGTCCTGACGGAAGTATTGGAAAACCAATGATATTTCATAAAGAAAATTTAAGAGTCAATTTCAATCAATCGACTCCGGTTTTTACAAAAGACGGACGTACAATGTACTTCACCAGAAATAATTCTGTAGATGGAAAAAGACGAGAGAATGAAAAGAAAATTACATTCTTAAAACTTTACAAAGCAACTTTAATAGACGACCAATGGAAAGATGTTCAGGAACTTCCTTTTAATAGTGACGAATACAGCGTTGCACATCCGGCTTTAAGCGTAGATGAAAAAACATTGTATTTTGCATCAGATATGCCCGGAACACTTGGCGCTTCGGATATTTTTAAAGTAAGTATAGAAGCTGATGGAACTTTTGGAAAACCTGAAAATTTAGGCTCGGATATCAATACAGAAGGAAGAGAAACCTTTCCTTTTATTTCAGCTGAAAATGAACTTTATTTTGCCAGCGATGGAAGACCGGGTTTAGGCGGACTTGATATTTATGTTTCGAAAATAACTAAAGAAGGTTCTTTTGATGAAGTTCAGAATATTGGAGAACCAATTAATAGTAAGCAAGACGATTTTGCTTTTATAATTAACAGTAAAAACAGAAATGGGTTTTTCTCTTCAAATAGAACTGGTAGTCAAGGCTTGGACGATGTTTATCGCTTTACAGAAAACCGCAGATTAATTTGCGAACAGTCGATATCAGGAACAATTACAGATCAGGAAACAAACGAAACACTTTCGAATGTTGCTTTAATATTATTTGACGAAGCAGGAAAATCTGCCGTTGAAGCAAAATCTGCTGCTAACGGAAATTATGTTTTTTCGAATGTAAAATGCGGAAAAAAATACTTTATCAAAACATCAAAAGAAGATTATTTGTTTAAAGAAGTTTCTGTGACGTTGAAAAAAGAAACAGGATCAGTTTCTCTGCCAATAGCTTTAGAGAAGAAACCAAAACCAATAGTTGCAATTCCGGTTATAATAAAGGCAAGTAATTCGATTAAACCGGTTAAAGTCAATATTAGCATTGGAACCGATTTAGGAAAATTATTAAAAATTCCGATGAACTTTTTTGATTTAGGAAAAGCGACAATCAAGAAAACATCTGAGCCTCAATTGCAGAAAATTGTTGATATGCTAAAACAATATCCAACCATAAAATTAGATATTCGTTCGCATACAGACAGTCGTTCATCAACTGAAAGTAACCAGATTTTATCAGATAAAAGAGCTGAATCGACGAAGAATTGGTTGATACAAAAAGGAATCGACGCAAGCCGATTGACAGCAAAAGGATACGGAGAAACACAATTAGTAAATAAATGTGCCGATGGTGTAAAATGTACCGAACAAGAACATCAGCAAAACAGACGAAGCGAATTTATAATTGTAAGTCTGTAA
- a CDS encoding type IX secretion system membrane protein PorP/SprF: MKKLALIFVFFSIVCNAQQDAQFTQYMYNTIAINPAYAGSRGVLSVFGLYRTQWIGLDGAPETSTFSVNTPLNNSNLGLGVSLVNDKIGPTNENTLSADLSYSIPTSEKFKLSFGLKATGNLFNLDVSKLTYENQGDPQFQDLKNKFTPNIGAGIYWHSDQAYIGLSVPNFIQTNRYDDNDVAIFKDKINYYFMAGYVFNLDHLEYIKFKPALLTKMVEGAPLQVDVSGNFMFNDKFVVGLAYRWSASVSAMAGFQVSKGMYIGYGYDHETTNLRRYNSGSHEIFLRFEFFHNYSRLTSPRFF, from the coding sequence ATGAAAAAACTAGCTTTAATTTTTGTGTTTTTTTCCATTGTATGTAACGCACAACAAGACGCGCAGTTTACACAATATATGTACAATACCATTGCAATAAATCCCGCTTACGCAGGTTCTCGTGGAGTATTAAGTGTTTTTGGGTTGTATCGTACACAATGGATCGGACTTGACGGAGCGCCAGAAACAAGTACATTTTCAGTCAATACACCTTTAAATAATAGTAATTTAGGACTGGGAGTTTCTTTGGTAAATGATAAAATCGGACCAACAAATGAAAATACATTGTCGGCAGATTTATCGTATAGTATTCCAACATCCGAAAAATTTAAATTGTCTTTTGGATTAAAAGCTACTGGTAACCTTTTTAATTTAGACGTAAGTAAATTAACTTATGAAAATCAGGGTGATCCACAGTTTCAGGATTTAAAAAACAAGTTTACACCAAATATTGGAGCCGGTATTTATTGGCATTCAGATCAGGCCTATATTGGATTATCGGTGCCAAATTTCATTCAAACCAACAGATATGATGATAACGATGTTGCTATTTTCAAAGACAAAATCAACTACTATTTCATGGCGGGTTACGTCTTTAATTTAGACCATTTAGAGTATATAAAATTCAAGCCAGCCCTATTAACAAAAATGGTAGAAGGAGCACCTTTACAAGTTGATGTTTCAGGAAATTTTATGTTTAATGATAAATTTGTTGTAGGACTTGCTTATCGTTGGAGTGCTTCGGTAAGTGCAATGGCAGGTTTTCAGGTTTCAAAAGGAATGTATATAGGATACGGTTACGATCATGAAACGACCAACTTAAGAAGATACAATTCAGGATCACATGAGATTTTCCTTCGTTTTGAATTTTTCCATAATTACAGCAGACTTACATCACCAAGATTCTTTTAA
- a CDS encoding CBS domain-containing protein — translation MTVNQILNAKGKNVYSVLSTTTVYEALKVMGEKNIGAILVIDGTDLKGILSERDYARKIVLKDKSSKETFVHEIMESTVFSVNLSNNIEDCMELMSTKRIRHLPVLEDGIVVGIISISDVVKAIIEIQKDTINHLNSYISQ, via the coding sequence ATGACTGTAAATCAAATACTAAACGCAAAAGGGAAAAATGTTTATTCCGTACTTTCAACAACAACAGTTTATGAAGCTTTGAAAGTAATGGGCGAAAAAAACATAGGGGCAATTCTGGTTATTGATGGAACCGATTTAAAAGGAATATTGTCTGAAAGGGATTATGCCCGAAAAATTGTTTTGAAAGACAAGTCATCAAAAGAAACCTTTGTACATGAAATTATGGAAAGCACTGTTTTTTCAGTAAATCTTTCTAATAATATCGAAGACTGTATGGAGTTGATGAGTACGAAAAGGATTAGACATTTACCAGTTTTGGAAGATGGAATTGTGGTAGGAATAATTTCGATCAGTGACGTTGTAAAAGCGATTATAGAAATTCAAAAAGATACTATAAATCATTTAAATTCATATATTTCGCAGTAA